The following coding sequences lie in one Primulina huaijiensis isolate GDHJ02 chromosome 2, ASM1229523v2, whole genome shotgun sequence genomic window:
- the LOC140971064 gene encoding receptor-like protein 7, giving the protein MRILLLSWILLLFLFQILSVSWVFGQCLYDQRSLLLQLNSSLVYNSAISRRLVNWNQNVDCCKWDGIACDSTGHVISLELDGESISRGIEDSSLFSLKHLEKLNLAFNRFNNSEIPNGLQNLTNLAFLNLSNAGFVGQIPMELSTLRSLKSLDLSTLFPDRLHPLTLENPNFMMLVQNLTSLMELNLDGIKISDPPSDWSRIISSSAPNLRNLSLRNCGLPGPLDSLSELRSLSVLRLDRNNLSSTVPKSFTEFSDLTTLSLSSCSLHGSFPEMTFQLSTLQNLDLSNNILLKGAIPEFHQIGSFRTIMLTYTSFSGSLPDSISNLRMLSMIHLSHCNFTGPIPSTITNLTELVSVDFSFNSFTGSIPTLQMSKKLNYIDLSYNKLMGSISSRHFEGLTNLTFINLGFNSLNGSIPSSLFSLPSIQKLQLSNNQFNDQVQEFSTPNSSNLDTLDLSSNMLEGPIPKSFFKLGMLNVLSLSFNSFSGRTELEMIQTLPNLTRLELGYNNLTVEVGTTNSSLSRLNLASCKLNNFPDLRNHTKLTFLDLSNNLISGKIPSWIWEIGNGHLTHLNLSHNILVGLQMPYNMTRTLYMLDLHSNQLHGEFPTPPKSVIYVDYSSNRFQEPIPHDFGNFIRFASFLSLANNSITGSVPTSLCNASYLQVLDLSDNLLSGSIPPCLLRNNKSLGVLNLGRNNISGDIPDSFSVSCGLKTLDLSENNLKGKIPASLANCTSLEVMNVGNNNIYDKFPCLLQTSSSLRVLVLRSNRFHGGIKCPEANQSWSNLQIIDIASNNFVEYLNASWFSSWRRMMQESDGSGHISFNYLQLANLYYQDTVTVTIKGLELELVKILTIFTSIDFSSNNFQGEIPEAVGQVSSLYVLNLSHNSLTGTIPKSIGNLTSLGSLDLSRNQLTGMIPEELASLTFLSFLNLSYNNLSGRIPQGPQLQTFSESSYIGNTGLCGFPLNTTCEVSPPAAEGLRSSILTEFDWQFVLTGLGYGVGAALVIAPLAFCKEWRDQCNEHMDQFLGFIFPRYTFSYVRYDGKFEARQDIEFEISDDDNEDENGDKKEDDLSRGRYCIFCSKFDIQMTNVVHTTECTCHYIPPTFSAYSTSSSSILFMYGIKF; this is encoded by the coding sequence ATGAGAATTCTTCTCCTTTCATGGATTCTGCTGCTGTTCTTGTTCCAAATTCTGTCGGTTTCTTGGGTTTTTGGCCAGTGTTTGTATGATCAAAGATCACTGTTGTTGCAGTTGAATAGCAGCCTTGTTTACAACTCAGCAATTTCGAGAAGGTTGGTTAACTGGAACCAGAATGTAGACTGCTGCAAGTGGGATGGGATAGCTTGTGATAGCACAGGGCATGTGATAAGTTTGGAGCTCGATGGTGAGTCAATTTCACGTGGGATCGAGGATTCGAGTCTTTTCAGTCTTAAACATCTTGAAAAGCTAAATTTGGCATTCAACAGATTCAACAATAGTGAAATTCCAAATGGGCTTCAGAATCTCACGAATCTGGCATTCTTGAATCTGTCAAATGCTGGTTTTGTTGGGCAGATTCCCATGGAACTATCCACATTAAGGAGCTTGAAAAGTCTTGATCTCTCCACCCTTTTCCCAGACCGTCTCCATCCCCTAACACTCGAGAATCCAAATTTCATGATGCTCGTCCAAAACCTCACTTCTCTCATGGAACTCAACCTGGACGGTATTAAAATTTCAGATCCACCAAGCGATTGGTCCCGGATTATATCTTCATCTGCACCCAATTTAAGAAATTTAAGCTTGCGGAATTGTGGTTTGCCTGGTCCATTGGATTCTCTTTCAGAGCTTCGTTCTCTTTCAGTTCTACGCCTAGATAGGAACAATCTGTCATCAACAGTTCCAAAGTCTTTCACAGAGTTCTCAGATTTGACTACCTTGAGTCTAAGTTCTTGCTCTTTACATGGTTCCTTTCCAGAGATGACCTTCCAGTTATCCACTCTGCAAAATCTTGATCTATCAAACAATATATTACTCAAGGGGGCCATACCCGAGTTTCATCAAATTGGATCTTTCAGGACAATAATGCTCACCTACACCAGCTTCTCAGGCTCATTACCAGATTCCATTAGCAATCTTAGAATGTTGTCCATGATACACCTCTCTCATTGCAATTTCACTGGACCGATTCCATCCACAATTACCAACTTAACAGAACTGGTTAGTGTGGATTTCTCATTCAATTCATTCACTGGTTCAATCCCAACATTACAAATGTCCAAGAAACTTAATTACATAGACCTAAGTTATAATAAACTCATGGGATCGATATCTTCCAGGCATTTTGAAGGTCTCACAAATCTGACATTTATAAATTTGGGTTTTAATTCACTCAATGGTAGCATTCCCTCGTCTCTCTTCAGTCTCCCTTCAATACAGAAACTTCAGCTCTCTAACAACCAATTTAATGATCAAGTCCAAGAATTTTCCACACCGAATTCCTCCAACCTCGATACACTAGATTTGAGCAGTAATATGTTGGAAGGTCCCATTCCCAAGTCATTTTTTAAACTTGGAATGCTTAATGTCCTATCACTTTCTTTCAACTCCTTCAGTGGCCGCACAGAGCTGGAAATGATTCAAACGCTTCCCAATCTTACGAGGCTGGAGCTTGGTTACAACAACTTGACAGTTGAAGTAGGAACCACAAATTCAAGTCTATCCAGGTTAAATTTGGCCTCCTGTAAGCTGAACAACTTTCCTGATCTGAGGAACCACACAAAATTGACTTTCTTGGACCTATCAAATAATCTTATTAGCGGAAAAATACCAAGTTGGATTTGGGAAATTGGAAATGGACACCTCACGCATTTGAATCTTTCTCACAATATTCTGGTTGGTCTACAAATGCCATACAACATGACTCGTACACTTTACATGCTAGACTTGCACTCGAACCAACTCCATGGTGAGTTTCCAACTCCCCCAAAATCAGTTATATATGTAGATTACTCGAGTAATAGATTTCAAGAACCCATTCCACATGATTTTGGCAATTTCATTCGCTTTGCTTCGTTTTTGTCATTGGCAAATAATAGCATTACTGGATCGGTTCCTACATCCCTTTGTAATGCAAGTTACCTTCAAGTTCTTGACTTATCTGACAACTTACTGAGTGGTAGTATACCACCCTGTCTCTTAAGAAATAACAAGAGTCTTGGAGTACTGAATCTTGGTAGAAACAACATTAGTGGTGATATTCCTGATAGTTTTTCTGTCAGTTGTGGCCTAAAAACTCTAGACCTCAGTGAGAACAATTTGAAAGGGAAAATTCCAGCATCCTTGGCCAATTGCACATCTTTAGAAGTCATGAATGTTGGAAACAACAATATCTACGATAAGTTCCCATGCTTGCTACAAACTTCATCCAGCTTGCGTGTTCTGGTCTTGCGCTCCAACAGATTTCATGGAGGTATAAAATGTCCTGAGGCAAACCAAAGCTGGTCAAATCTTCAAATCATCGATATAGCTTCAAACAACTTTGTTGAGTATCTGAATGCATCCTGGTTCTCAAGTTGGAGAAGAATGATGCAGGAAAGTGATGGGTCTGGCCACATAAGCTTCAACTATCTGCAGCTGGCCAACTTATACTACCAGGACACTGTGACAGTAACCATCAAAGGATTAGAGTTGGAGCTTGTCAAGATTTTGACTATTTTCACATCAATTGATTTCTCTAGCAACAATTTTCAAGGAGAGATACCCGAAGCAGTAGGACAAGTTAGTTCACTATATGTTCTCAATTTATCGCATAATAGTCTCACTggaacaattccaaaatcaattGGAAACTTAACAAGTCTCGGATCACTTGATCTTTCAAGGAACCAGCTAACAGGGATGATACCAGAGGAGCTAGCAAGTCTCACATTCCTCTCATTCCTGAATTTGTCCTACAACAACCTATCTGGAAGAATCCCCCAGGGTCCTCAATTACAAACATTTTCTGAATCAAGCTACATAGGAAACACAGGCCTATGTGGGTTCCCATTGAACACAACCTGTGAGGTTTCTCCACCAGCAGCCGAGGGATTACGTAGCTCCATTCTAACAGAATTTGATTGGCAATTCGTACTCACTGGTTTGGGATATGGGGTTGGAGCAGCATTAGTCATTGCACCTCTTGCATTCTGCAAGGAATGGAGGGATCAGTGCAACGAGCACATGGACCAATTTCTAGGGTTTATATTTCCAAGATACACATTCAGTTATGTCAGGTATGATGGGAAATTTGAGGCGAGACAAGACATCGAATTTGAGATTTCAGATGACGACAATGAAGATGAAAATGGAGATAAAAAGGAAGATGACTTGTCACGTGGAAGGTACTGCATATTTTGCTCCAAATTTGACATTCAAATGACAAATGTAGTGCACACTACCGAATGTACATGCCATTACATACCACCCACATTCTCCGCTTATTCTACATCATCTTCTTCCATATTATTCATGTAtggtataaaattttga